One stretch of Halobaculum marinum DNA includes these proteins:
- a CDS encoding winged helix-turn-helix domain-containing protein — translation MEKALWYLLTGTRGGANRARIIRLLDEQPRNANRLAAELDVDYNTVRHHLDMLVDHDVVEPGGDDYGKLYFLTDRFERHREAFERITDRIEPREPTDADTHDTTE, via the coding sequence ATGGAGAAGGCGTTGTGGTACCTGTTGACCGGCACGCGCGGCGGCGCCAACCGTGCCCGGATCATCCGGTTGCTCGACGAGCAGCCGCGCAACGCCAACCGCCTCGCCGCCGAGTTGGACGTGGACTACAACACCGTCCGACACCACCTCGACATGCTCGTCGACCACGACGTCGTCGAACCCGGCGGCGACGACTACGGGAAACTGTACTTCCTCACCGACCGCTTCGAGCGCCACCGCGAGGCGTTCGAGCGCATCACCGACCGGATCGAACCGCGCGAGCCGACCGACGCCGACACCCACGACACCACCGAGTGA